A single window of Actinomycetota bacterium DNA harbors:
- a CDS encoding type II toxin-antitoxin system PemK/MazF family toxin produces MVIAQGEVWWADLGEPAGSQPGYRRPVVVVQGDSFNRSRIATVVCVPVTSNLRWAEAPGNVLLDCSDTGLPKVSVANVSQPVTLDRGALTDRVGVLPEAKLELILYGLDIVLGR; encoded by the coding sequence GTGGTAATCGCTCAGGGCGAGGTGTGGTGGGCAGATCTCGGCGAGCCCGCTGGATCGCAGCCTGGATACCGGCGTCCTGTCGTCGTGGTTCAGGGCGACTCGTTCAACCGCAGCCGCATCGCGACCGTGGTCTGTGTCCCGGTCACGAGCAACCTGCGGTGGGCGGAGGCTCCCGGAAACGTCTTGCTCGACTGCTCTGACACCGGCCTTCCCAAGGTCTCGGTGGCGAACGTCTCGCAGCCGGTGACCCTCGATAGGGGCGCACTCACCGACAGGGTCGGCGTGCTACCAGAAGCCAAGCTCGAGCTTATCCTGTACGGGCTCGACATCGTGCTGGGGCGTTAG